From a region of the Nitrospira sp. genome:
- a CDS encoding ParB/RepB/Spo0J family partition protein, whose translation MKKPITATLDLTALDRTASAPTPDPIAKERTVAAEVLGRPLQIPVRDIDEDPAQPRQEFDAASMEELENSIRLHGVKTPVSIRPHPTEQKRWILNFGARRLRASKSAGKPTIPAFVDRSHTDYQQVIENLQREDLKPRELAMFIKRKMDEGEKQAQIAELLGVNRSMVTNHLALIDPPGCIEEIYTSGKCLSAKTLYDLRNLHKEFPKDVERWCTATQEITRATVSALSAKLRGPRKSNSASPKVEQGSEEQLLSPSTTMPSLIIIFQDRSGTVDLHKAPQQPNHLIVHFTDGKQEEVPARQCQIDQIIFQ comes from the coding sequence ATGAAAAAACCAATCACAGCGACACTGGATCTCACGGCTCTTGATCGTACCGCTTCTGCTCCCACTCCCGATCCGATCGCCAAAGAACGGACCGTGGCGGCTGAAGTCTTAGGGCGCCCGCTTCAAATTCCGGTCAGGGACATTGATGAAGATCCAGCCCAACCACGCCAAGAATTCGATGCGGCGAGTATGGAGGAGTTGGAGAACAGTATCAGACTGCACGGAGTCAAAACTCCTGTGTCGATCCGTCCGCACCCCACCGAGCAGAAGCGATGGATCTTGAATTTTGGAGCACGCCGACTCAGGGCCTCCAAATCTGCCGGGAAACCCACGATTCCCGCGTTCGTCGATCGGTCGCATACCGATTACCAGCAAGTCATCGAGAATTTGCAGCGGGAAGATCTTAAACCTCGTGAACTGGCGATGTTTATCAAAAGAAAGATGGATGAAGGGGAGAAGCAGGCGCAAATTGCAGAACTCCTTGGTGTGAATCGGTCCATGGTCACGAATCATTTAGCGCTCATCGATCCTCCTGGTTGCATTGAGGAGATTTATACGTCCGGCAAATGTCTCTCAGCGAAGACGCTCTACGATTTGCGGAACCTGCACAAGGAGTTTCCGAAGGATGTCGAACGGTGGTGCACCGCCACGCAGGAGATTACACGTGCGACGGTGTCGGCGTTGTCCGCCAAACTCAGAGGTCCACGAAAATCAAACAGCGCCTCGCCGAAAGTTGAGCAGGGGAGCGAGGAGCAGCTGCTCAGTCCGTCGACAACGATGCCTTCGTTGATCATCATCTTTCAAGATCGATCAGGAACGGTGGATCTGCATAAAGCTCCGCAGCAACCCAATCACCTGATCGTACATTTTACGGATGGAAAGCAGGAGGAAGTCCCAGCGCGCCAATGTCAAATTGATCAAATCATTTTTCAATAA
- a CDS encoding ParA family protein: MKTLVLANQKGGVGKTAIACQLGYFLVEYLKKRVLIIDLDHQGNTSKNIIMSNLATTSATTAHQLLTEHVTTLEEGNFVVIPSHGDLLRLERREEDHNQFAMNLKLFLNEMDDRFDVAIIDTNPNPDIRVLASLVVGDFVLSPIQLNQEAVDGIAALRAQVLKIQSTLNKDLRFIGLLPNLVEPTPFQRANFEQLCTAFASLFIRLDDGRMAAIPSRTAVAEAQAMGAPIWTLQKTSSRDAWMHLKPIFHKVAHTMGVIE, translated from the coding sequence ATGAAAACGTTGGTCTTAGCCAATCAGAAGGGCGGCGTGGGGAAAACGGCGATTGCCTGCCAACTTGGGTACTTTCTCGTCGAATACCTCAAGAAACGAGTGTTGATCATTGACTTGGACCATCAAGGAAACACATCGAAAAACATCATCATGTCGAACCTGGCGACCACCTCGGCAACTACAGCTCACCAATTATTGACCGAACATGTCACGACTCTTGAGGAGGGAAATTTCGTAGTGATCCCGTCGCACGGTGACCTCTTGAGACTCGAAAGGCGGGAAGAAGATCACAACCAATTCGCCATGAATCTCAAACTCTTCCTGAACGAAATGGATGACCGGTTTGATGTGGCTATCATTGACACGAATCCGAACCCTGATATTCGTGTCCTTGCTTCGCTCGTGGTGGGTGATTTTGTGTTGTCACCCATTCAATTGAATCAAGAGGCCGTCGATGGTATTGCCGCGCTACGGGCGCAGGTCTTAAAGATACAAAGTACATTGAATAAAGATCTTCGATTCATTGGTCTGCTTCCGAATCTTGTGGAGCCCACTCCCTTTCAACGCGCCAATTTCGAACAGCTCTGTACGGCTTTTGCCTCGCTGTTCATTCGACTGGATGATGGACGTATGGCCGCCATTCCCTCACGCACGGCTGTGGCTGAAGCCCAGGCGATGGGCGCGCCTATCTGGACATTGCAAAAAACGAGTTCACGAGATGCGTGGATGCATCTCAAACCGATCTTTCATAAAGTTGCTCATACGATGGGGGTTATAGAATGA
- a CDS encoding asparagine synthase-related protein produces the protein MPSTIDDPAHLMLHRLVDMTYLYLRLLTRILSLRQAKGERFVTNSDTEVLLAAYKVWGRERASHFRGMFPGALWDREEKSLFLARDRCGEKPLFYHRDDQCLMFASELKGLLPMLTSSPALDPSVVDMYLHYQYVPEPLSLLQGVQKIPAGHTLMLSLDHWFAEPLRYWTVEEPPKISGLPMDSPGMLRGIREALEEAVKLTLRSDVPVGVALSGGIDSRAIAALARQHSSSLSALGLVAVWGGNRAKAG, from the coding sequence ATGCCATCCACCATTGACGATCCAGCTCATCTCATGCTTCATCGACTTGTGGATATGACATATTTATACCTACGTTTATTAACCAGGATTCTCTCTCTCCGCCAAGCCAAAGGCGAACGGTTTGTCACTAATTCTGATACCGAAGTTCTCCTGGCCGCGTATAAGGTTTGGGGACGTGAGCGTGCATCGCATTTTCGCGGGATGTTTCCGGGCGCACTGTGGGATCGAGAAGAGAAAAGCCTTTTCCTGGCGCGCGATCGCTGCGGAGAAAAACCTCTTTTCTATCACAGGGATGATCAGTGTCTCATGTTTGCTTCGGAGCTAAAGGGACTCCTGCCGATGCTGACATCAAGCCCGGCGCTTGACCCGTCGGTCGTAGATATGTACCTGCACTATCAGTATGTCCCTGAGCCGTTGAGCCTGCTTCAAGGTGTGCAGAAAATTCCGGCAGGTCATACGCTCATGTTGTCGCTTGATCACTGGTTTGCCGAACCGTTGCGCTACTGGACTGTAGAGGAGCCGCCGAAAATCAGCGGCTTGCCGATGGATAGTCCCGGTATGCTGCGCGGCATTCGTGAAGCCCTGGAAGAGGCCGTAAAGTTGACTCTCCGTTCTGATGTCCCCGTAGGAGTGGCATTGTCCGGTGGGATCGATTCCAGGGCCATTGCCGCTCTGGCGCGACAGCACTCCTCTTCTCTGTCAGCGCTGGGCCTCGTTGCTGTGTGGGGTGGGAACCGTGCCAAAGCCGGTTGA
- a CDS encoding GTP-binding protein, with protein sequence MTFTPAPFYILCGSLGAGKTTLLMRLLEYWKAQGRRTGVLMNEAGTVSIDGPRAGTLAEQVMNLAGGCVCCDTKEDLSWGIAQLVRDHGSDVLILECSGLADPAEVIDAVTDAYTARLASLERVMALLHPVSAEESHSAAYVTTQAIRCADELILNKRDLYVPGHWERFRAAILEQNPYARLWETSHARLDAADLLAPHPSPKPATPTNVQFSKSRVASHQRAPYHPIATTIPLPGPLNRRRFLAWIKTFPKELERAKGYFRFAQEPELQEFQYAPPGQATITPLTLLDEPEPTLVLIGRGYDVDRLGAELLATVEHHQRTS encoded by the coding sequence ATGACCTTCACTCCAGCCCCCTTCTACATTCTCTGCGGTTCGCTTGGTGCCGGGAAGACGACGCTCTTAATGCGGCTGCTGGAGTATTGGAAGGCACAGGGCCGACGAACCGGCGTGTTGATGAACGAGGCAGGGACCGTCAGCATTGATGGCCCTCGGGCCGGAACGCTCGCCGAACAAGTCATGAACCTCGCCGGGGGCTGTGTCTGCTGCGACACGAAAGAAGATCTCTCCTGGGGGATTGCGCAGCTGGTGCGAGATCATGGATCGGATGTGCTGATTCTGGAATGCTCAGGCCTCGCCGATCCGGCTGAAGTGATCGATGCGGTGACTGATGCCTATACGGCCCGGTTGGCTTCTCTTGAACGAGTCATGGCCCTTCTGCATCCGGTATCGGCGGAGGAAAGTCACTCCGCCGCCTATGTGACGACACAAGCCATCCGTTGTGCCGATGAACTGATCTTGAACAAGCGGGACCTCTATGTCCCAGGCCATTGGGAGCGGTTCCGTGCCGCCATCCTCGAACAAAACCCCTATGCTCGCCTATGGGAAACGTCGCACGCGCGCCTCGATGCCGCCGACCTGTTGGCTCCGCATCCCTCACCGAAACCAGCAACTCCTACCAATGTGCAATTCAGTAAGTCGCGAGTTGCCTCACATCAGCGAGCGCCCTACCATCCCATCGCGACCACGATCCCGTTGCCCGGCCCGCTCAATCGTCGGAGGTTTCTGGCCTGGATCAAAACCTTCCCAAAAGAACTTGAACGGGCGAAAGGCTATTTCCGATTCGCGCAGGAACCGGAGCTGCAGGAATTCCAGTATGCGCCGCCGGGGCAGGCCACAATCACACCGCTCACTCTCTTGGATGAACCGGAGCCGACGCTGGTGCTGATCGGGAGGGGATACGATGTGGACCGTCTGGGGGCTGAGCTCTTAGCCACGGTGGAACACCACCAGAGGACTTCGTAA
- a CDS encoding phosphatase PAP2 family protein: MDEALFLTINGLAGRSAAADQFFLQLGNRSMLYLPGACAIIYWIWANRREALFGGPALGAAVGFSDFIGGQLKWVFERVRPCRALTEAVKIEPNSCGALFSFPSNHATNTAAIASFLQVLYPKSGWVSWPIVALVGFARVYVGAHYVTDVLGGWMLGGALGGGAAWALLRWPRFRKKLEGVVRPIKEVDVRS, from the coding sequence ATGGACGAGGCTCTCTTTCTGACCATCAACGGGTTGGCAGGCCGGTCGGCGGCTGCTGATCAATTCTTTCTTCAACTGGGAAATCGCAGCATGCTCTATCTGCCCGGAGCTTGCGCCATCATCTATTGGATCTGGGCCAACCGGCGCGAGGCGTTGTTTGGAGGTCCGGCTCTAGGAGCAGCGGTCGGGTTTTCAGATTTCATAGGCGGACAGCTCAAATGGGTTTTTGAACGGGTCAGACCTTGCAGGGCACTTACCGAAGCGGTCAAGATCGAACCGAACAGCTGCGGTGCCTTGTTCAGTTTTCCGTCGAATCACGCGACCAACACCGCGGCAATTGCGTCGTTCTTACAAGTCCTCTATCCCAAGTCCGGCTGGGTCAGTTGGCCGATTGTCGCGCTGGTTGGATTTGCAAGGGTATATGTCGGCGCACATTACGTGACCGATGTGCTCGGTGGATGGATGCTCGGAGGGGCACTGGGTGGAGGGGCCGCCTGGGCGCTACTGCGATGGCCTAGGTTCAGGAAGAAATTGGAAGGGGTTGTGAGGCCGATCAAGGAAGTGGATGTGCGGTCCTAA
- a CDS encoding TonB-dependent receptor has translation MYPVVKCVLVVTFVMIVMTLAWGLCSIVSAQNNDQNLTIKGVVQSQDLRRADQAMVQVRDQEGSVVSQGVTNQAGEFIITVSQEGTYSISAVQGTYRSEYVIVKIGTDKPIPVTLTLAVTQEIALEIVSQLPPIQYKASSETYQLSRKDIETLPRGNNNTVADVLLTIPSVAYGALGQTHIRQDHANQQFRIDGIPIPDTVTGAFADIVPPRAWERADIILGGMEAQYGNKTALVVDITSKSGTKPGFGSLQGFGGSYETVNPSFEYGGTIGEKVRFYALNSYVSNARGLDPPTLGTANFHNQSEKNNAYLRGDYQLDNRNNFSWILLTSVGRFQIPTTPNLAANQSVLALLQAQDPTFNPVNSKDVNQFQNENNQYSQMVWRHDVNASRFFNLGFYFRRGVANFQTDPLNALSYADDVNSAQTSNQGRTAYSGGFRLDHTWVLGNQHLIKGGMQFDYSRASNATQIFAFGDSGGVPAGPVITREASNQTIQTRQEFWLQDQWTPHEQWTFNVGVRGDAIQGFYNEGQVSPRIGVTYKHDQSNVFHAYYGRLFTPPNIEQIAFVNLNTQDTTAAPDDPTGFRPRAERAHYFEVGSYHAIGRYVTLELVGYYKLANFLSDAGQFGTTPLLNFFAFERGWQRGIDAALKMQVRDKLTLRGNVAWGQCKGYGLQSGQYLLDQAQINDITSSSGVFCDHSQFVTSSAVLTYRLLERTIITGQMLYGYGLRTAEAGAKTNSSHEPSYTVYNLSLAHTIPLPWHGQKLLLGFDLINLFDRQYFYNSGEGSIGLGVAHAGMPRSFFFRAQWFF, from the coding sequence ATGTACCCAGTCGTGAAGTGTGTGTTGGTGGTGACGTTCGTCATGATCGTTATGACACTCGCATGGGGTCTGTGCTCAATCGTTTCTGCACAGAACAATGACCAAAACTTGACAATTAAGGGGGTTGTTCAAAGCCAAGATCTTCGGCGAGCGGACCAGGCTATGGTCCAGGTACGTGATCAGGAAGGGAGCGTGGTCTCACAAGGGGTGACGAATCAGGCGGGGGAGTTCATCATCACGGTGTCGCAAGAGGGTACTTATTCTATCAGTGCCGTCCAAGGTACGTACAGAAGTGAATATGTCATCGTAAAAATCGGGACCGATAAGCCGATTCCTGTGACGCTTACGTTGGCGGTGACGCAGGAGATTGCCTTGGAGATCGTCTCGCAGCTGCCGCCAATTCAGTACAAAGCTTCCAGCGAGACCTACCAATTAAGCCGGAAAGACATCGAAACCCTTCCGCGCGGCAACAATAACACGGTAGCGGATGTGCTCCTGACCATTCCGAGCGTGGCTTACGGCGCCTTAGGCCAAACGCACATCCGGCAGGACCATGCCAACCAGCAGTTTCGCATCGACGGGATTCCCATTCCCGACACGGTGACCGGCGCCTTTGCCGACATCGTCCCGCCTCGTGCCTGGGAACGGGCCGATATCATCCTGGGTGGCATGGAGGCGCAGTACGGCAACAAGACGGCCTTGGTGGTCGATATCACGAGCAAGAGCGGCACGAAGCCGGGATTCGGATCACTGCAGGGTTTCGGCGGATCTTATGAAACGGTGAACCCTTCGTTTGAATACGGTGGGACGATCGGTGAGAAAGTCCGCTTCTACGCTCTGAATAGTTATGTCAGCAATGCCAGAGGGCTCGACCCCCCGACGTTGGGCACCGCGAATTTTCATAATCAGAGCGAGAAGAACAATGCGTATCTCCGCGGCGACTATCAGCTCGACAATCGCAACAACTTCAGCTGGATCCTTCTCACCTCTGTGGGGAGGTTTCAGATTCCCACGACGCCTAATCTCGCCGCCAATCAAAGCGTGTTGGCCCTGTTACAAGCCCAGGATCCCACATTCAACCCTGTCAACTCGAAAGACGTCAACCAGTTCCAAAACGAAAACAATCAGTATAGTCAAATGGTCTGGAGACATGATGTGAATGCGAGTCGTTTCTTCAACCTGGGATTCTACTTTCGGCGTGGAGTAGCGAATTTTCAAACCGACCCGTTGAACGCGTTATCCTACGCGGACGATGTGAACTCGGCTCAGACTTCGAACCAGGGGCGAACGGCCTATTCCGGTGGCTTTCGCTTGGACCATACCTGGGTACTCGGCAATCAGCACCTGATAAAAGGGGGCATGCAGTTCGACTATAGCCGGGCGAGCAATGCGACGCAAATCTTTGCGTTTGGCGACAGTGGCGGCGTGCCCGCCGGACCAGTGATTACGCGGGAGGCATCCAACCAAACCATTCAAACGCGACAAGAATTTTGGCTGCAAGATCAATGGACGCCGCATGAGCAATGGACGTTCAATGTGGGTGTGCGGGGCGATGCGATTCAAGGGTTCTACAACGAAGGACAGGTCAGCCCGCGGATCGGGGTGACCTACAAACATGACCAATCAAACGTGTTTCATGCCTACTACGGTCGGCTGTTCACACCGCCCAACATCGAGCAGATCGCGTTCGTCAATCTCAATACCCAAGACACAACGGCCGCTCCGGACGATCCGACAGGGTTCCGTCCTCGGGCCGAACGCGCGCATTATTTTGAAGTAGGGAGCTATCATGCCATCGGCCGCTATGTGACGCTGGAGCTGGTGGGCTATTACAAGCTGGCCAATTTTCTCTCCGATGCTGGTCAGTTCGGGACGACCCCGCTGTTGAATTTCTTTGCGTTCGAGCGAGGCTGGCAGCGTGGGATTGATGCTGCGTTGAAGATGCAGGTGAGGGACAAACTCACCTTGCGCGGAAACGTGGCATGGGGACAATGCAAGGGGTATGGTCTGCAGTCAGGACAGTATTTGCTCGACCAGGCGCAAATCAACGACATCACGTCAAGCAGTGGAGTTTTCTGCGATCACTCACAGTTTGTGACGAGTTCGGCCGTGCTGACCTACCGCCTCTTGGAGCGGACCATCATCACCGGACAAATGCTCTATGGTTATGGATTGCGAACCGCGGAAGCAGGTGCAAAGACCAATTCCTCGCACGAACCTTCGTATACGGTCTATAATCTGTCCCTTGCGCATACGATCCCGCTGCCCTGGCATGGACAGAAATTGCTCTTGGGGTTCGATCTTATCAATCTGTTTGATCGACAATATTTCTACAACAGTGGTGAGGGCAGCATCGGGCTCGGTGTGGCCCATGCGGGGATGCCGCGTTCGTTTTTCTTTCGTGCACAGTGGTTTTTCTGA
- a CDS encoding 3-deoxy-7-phosphoheptulonate synthase: MNRPIDNQHVIEIKALPSPRAIKIKLPITDQAAALVVETREAIRKVLHGKDRERLLVIVGPCSIHDPDAAYEYAAKLKSVADAFRDRFLIVMRTYFEKPRTTVGWKGLINDPHLDGTCDIATGMELARTILLKINQMGLPCGTELLDPISPQYIADLISWTAIGARTTESQTHREMASGVSMPVGFKNGTEGSLQVAINAMTSARAPHHFVGINADGQTAIIKTMGNPDRHIVLRGGGGRTNYEPEHVATAETAVAGEGIARPIMIDCSHDNSRKDHTRQGLVAREVLRQFREGRQAIMGLMIESNLNPGRQAWKEGVALLHGVSITDACLGWDETERLLTELAAAITPKPVF; this comes from the coding sequence ATGAATAGACCGATCGACAATCAGCATGTTATTGAAATCAAGGCCTTGCCATCTCCGCGCGCCATTAAGATCAAGCTACCTATTACCGATCAAGCTGCGGCACTCGTCGTCGAAACCCGAGAAGCGATTCGCAAAGTTCTCCACGGAAAGGATCGTGAAAGACTCCTAGTCATCGTCGGCCCCTGCTCCATTCATGACCCCGATGCCGCCTATGAATATGCCGCCAAGCTCAAGTCGGTCGCCGATGCATTCCGTGATCGCTTCTTGATCGTGATGCGGACCTATTTCGAAAAGCCCAGGACCACTGTGGGATGGAAAGGCCTCATCAATGATCCTCACCTGGACGGTACTTGCGATATCGCGACGGGTATGGAGCTGGCAAGAACGATTCTCCTCAAGATCAATCAGATGGGCCTCCCCTGCGGTACCGAATTGTTGGACCCGATCAGTCCGCAGTACATCGCCGACCTCATCAGTTGGACGGCGATCGGGGCCCGCACCACGGAAAGCCAAACCCATCGAGAAATGGCCAGCGGTGTATCGATGCCGGTCGGTTTTAAGAACGGGACCGAAGGCAGCCTGCAGGTTGCGATTAATGCCATGACTTCCGCCCGTGCGCCGCACCACTTCGTCGGTATCAACGCCGATGGACAAACGGCGATCATCAAAACCATGGGCAATCCCGACCGCCATATCGTGCTGCGCGGTGGAGGTGGAAGAACGAACTACGAGCCGGAACATGTCGCGACTGCTGAGACTGCAGTAGCCGGCGAAGGTATCGCCCGTCCCATCATGATCGATTGCTCGCACGACAATTCCCGTAAGGACCATACGCGTCAGGGCCTCGTCGCTCGCGAAGTTCTGAGGCAGTTCCGTGAGGGCCGACAGGCGATCATGGGCCTGATGATCGAAAGCAATCTCAATCCCGGCAGACAAGCGTGGAAAGAAGGCGTCGCACTCCTTCACGGCGTCTCGATTACCGATGCCTGTCTTGGCTGGGATGAGACCGAACGCCTCTTGACCGAACTCGCTGCAGCAATCACTCCAAAGCCGGTTTTCTAA
- a CDS encoding cytochrome c/FTR1 family iron permease translates to MVMLLASIMHGVAMATPADEEKAQTIVHMLDYVGVDYLGVVQDGKVVNVEEYAEQHEFATQVVVLLDQLPAVSEQPTLLKQARGLLARIEAKAPGSEISALIGRLRIGVIQAWKLRVTPEQPPDLQQAARLFSQQCAACHGTQGHGDGPLAKGMEPPPSDLQDEARMRQRSLYGLYNTITLGVHGTPMRAFTELSEADRWALAFFAGGLRADSEVVAKGEALWRQAEGRTAFESLRGLVTEAPSEQAPPGSSMDAVRAYLTQQPQALQAAAQRPLGLSRTKLDEAAQAYAKGNREDAQRLATAAYLDGFELIESALDNVDAPQRLEIEREMTSLRTAIREGRPSEAITAQTAKVKALLDRADDALSGSSLSPNTAFVTSMLILLREGLEAILVLSAIVAFTVKMGRHDVSPYIHIGWIGALALGGITWIIARYALSISGVSRELTEGITALLAAAMLLYVGWWLHNRANAQAWNRFVREQINAALSKRTLWAMAGISFLVVYRELFEVILFYETLWSQAGPAGQGAVLWGIATAALLLVLIGGMILRYSVRLPIGPFFTVTSSLLALMAVVFVGNGVAALQEAGVLETTTVRFFSLPMLGIHPSAQSLMLQALTLALIAGGFWSSRAKAA, encoded by the coding sequence ATGGTGATGCTGTTGGCCTCGATCATGCACGGCGTTGCGATGGCAACGCCGGCTGACGAGGAAAAGGCACAGACTATCGTCCACATGCTGGATTATGTCGGTGTGGATTACCTCGGGGTCGTGCAGGATGGCAAGGTGGTGAACGTCGAGGAGTACGCGGAACAGCACGAGTTTGCCACGCAGGTCGTAGTCCTTCTCGACCAGTTGCCCGCCGTTTCCGAGCAGCCGACGCTATTGAAGCAGGCTCGTGGGCTTCTTGCACGCATTGAGGCCAAAGCTCCTGGCAGCGAGATTTCCGCACTCATCGGCCGGCTGCGCATAGGCGTGATCCAAGCTTGGAAGTTGAGAGTGACGCCAGAACAACCTCCTGACCTCCAGCAGGCCGCGAGACTCTTTTCTCAACAGTGCGCCGCGTGCCATGGCACGCAGGGGCACGGCGACGGACCACTGGCGAAGGGTATGGAACCGCCGCCTAGCGATCTACAGGATGAGGCTCGCATGCGCCAGCGCAGTCTGTACGGTCTGTACAATACCATTACGCTGGGCGTGCACGGCACGCCGATGCGGGCCTTCACCGAACTCTCCGAGGCCGACCGCTGGGCACTGGCCTTCTTTGCCGGCGGTCTGCGCGCGGATTCTGAAGTGGTGGCGAAAGGGGAGGCACTGTGGCGGCAAGCCGAGGGCAGAACAGCTTTTGAAAGCCTGCGCGGGCTGGTGACAGAGGCGCCCAGTGAGCAAGCGCCTCCTGGTTCATCGATGGACGCTGTGCGTGCCTACCTGACACAACAGCCACAAGCGCTGCAGGCCGCCGCTCAGAGACCGCTGGGTTTGTCCCGTACTAAGCTCGACGAGGCAGCGCAAGCCTATGCGAAGGGCAACCGAGAAGATGCACAACGCCTGGCGACAGCGGCCTACCTTGACGGCTTCGAGCTGATCGAATCGGCACTGGACAATGTTGATGCGCCACAGCGCTTGGAAATTGAGCGCGAGATGACGTCGCTACGGACGGCCATCCGCGAGGGGCGGCCGTCCGAGGCCATAACAGCGCAGACCGCGAAGGTCAAGGCCCTGCTCGACCGTGCCGATGACGCGCTCTCCGGTAGCAGTTTATCGCCGAATACGGCCTTCGTAACTTCCATGCTGATCTTGTTGCGCGAGGGATTGGAAGCGATCTTGGTGCTGTCAGCCATCGTGGCCTTCACCGTCAAGATGGGACGGCATGATGTCTCACCCTACATCCACATCGGTTGGATCGGAGCCTTGGCGCTGGGCGGCATCACATGGATCATCGCTCGTTACGCCCTTAGCATTTCAGGCGTCAGCCGCGAACTGACGGAAGGCATCACAGCACTGCTGGCTGCGGCCATGCTGCTATACGTCGGCTGGTGGCTGCACAACCGCGCGAACGCGCAAGCTTGGAACCGCTTCGTCCGCGAGCAGATCAATGCCGCGCTGAGCAAGCGCACGCTGTGGGCGATGGCCGGTATCTCATTCCTCGTCGTGTATCGCGAGTTGTTCGAAGTGATCCTGTTTTACGAGACATTGTGGTCGCAGGCTGGTCCGGCAGGGCAGGGCGCGGTGCTGTGGGGCATTGCCACCGCAGCGTTGCTGCTGGTACTGATCGGCGGCATGATCCTTCGCTACAGCGTACGTCTGCCGATCGGGCCGTTTTTCACGGTCACCTCCAGCCTGCTGGCGCTGATGGCCGTCGTCTTTGTGGGGAATGGGGTTGCGGCATTGCAAGAAGCAGGCGTGCTGGAAACAACGACGGTGCGCTTCTTCTCACTGCCGATGTTGGGAATCCATCCAAGCGCGCAGAGCCTCATGCTCCAGGCGCTGACACTTGCGTTGATCGCCGGTGGATTTTGGTCCAGCCGGGCGAAGGCGGCATAA
- a CDS encoding integrase core domain-containing protein, whose product MQAYGLLVEQVGWTYFVLVLNCYTKKIVGHDAGRQIKHTHWLPALEQTSQHQCPAGVQAQGLSLMSDNNPNGNTDIERLMRTLKEELLWLRKWTSAPDLERVLAAWVDLYNTRYLHSTPGYRRPCQFKQEHRATVKIADSLSILRATDQPRTNAPWLVPVWVGPDQARILACGMELKPGSSAAKHF is encoded by the coding sequence ATGCAGGCCTATGGGTTGCTGGTGGAGCAGGTGGGTTGGACCTACTTTGTCCTGGTCCTGAATTGCTACACGAAGAAGATTGTCGGCCACGATGCTGGGAGGCAAATAAAGCACACTCACTGGCTCCCGGCGCTGGAGCAGACGTCACAACACCAATGCCCGGCGGGGGTCCAGGCTCAAGGGCTGTCATTGATGAGCGACAATAATCCGAACGGGAACACCGACATAGAACGACTCATGCGGACGCTGAAGGAAGAACTCCTCTGGCTCCGGAAGTGGACGAGCGCTCCGGACCTGGAACGCGTCCTGGCGGCGTGGGTCGATTTGTACAACACTCGGTACTTGCATTCGACTCCCGGGTATCGGAGGCCGTGTCAGTTCAAACAAGAACATCGAGCTACTGTGAAGATCGCAGACAGCCTTTCGATTCTGAGAGCCACTGATCAGCCGAGAACCAATGCGCCTTGGCTCGTTCCTGTTTGGGTTGGTCCTGACCAAGCTCGCATTCTTGCTTGTGGCATGGAGCTGAAACCAGGCTCCTCGGCGGCGAAGCACTTCTGA
- a CDS encoding PilZ domain-containing protein, with protein MEWEWSIRDSHENHSERAALLRPILYEMTASEAGNADVVKEGKALSLNISSGGMLVLMDRAPDIEQVLKVYVPTPITIAETPTLAEVRWTRKLPIGDSSGRITYFVGLKFIL; from the coding sequence ATGGAATGGGAGTGGTCGATAAGAGATAGCCATGAAAACCATAGCGAGCGGGCTGCGTTGTTGCGACCAATTCTTTATGAGATGACAGCGTCAGAGGCAGGGAATGCTGATGTTGTCAAAGAGGGAAAAGCGCTGTCCCTGAATATTAGCAGCGGAGGCATGTTAGTGCTTATGGACCGAGCCCCGGATATCGAACAGGTATTGAAAGTCTATGTACCGACACCTATAACGATTGCTGAAACGCCAACGCTCGCTGAGGTGCGTTGGACAAGAAAGCTTCCGATTGGAGACTCAAGCGGCCGCATCACCTATTTCGTAGGGCTGAAGTTCATACTCTAG